A genomic window from Sporosarcina sp. Marseille-Q4063 includes:
- a CDS encoding transglycosylase domain-containing protein — MSENQNKPIKERLKQIEEKLDSLTNTKWAKNLRITSGVFWNLFLVSIIFGITLTIFAASVGAGYFASLVAKEPLRSKDEMRSTIFSYEETSEIYAGDVYIGPVSADITRKEIKLEEVSPYVIDAVLATEDEYFETHEGIVPKAIFRGLFQDVTNADSQTGGSTLTQQLIKLQILTNEVSYERKAKEILLAMRLEHFMDKHEILEAYLNIIPYGRNSNGDNIAGIEAAAEGIFDLKAKDLNLAQSAYIAGIPQAPFAYTPFYNQNQWLKEDEGLKPGINRMKTVLFRMKETGYITESEYNEAMAYDIKSDFREAPLRTNERYPYLTQEIQNRTIDVLAKVLAEKDGIDPERLENEGKLKDKYSILARREMTSGGYRIYSTIDLKLYNHFQKVSKDYNDKFGPTRYPKGVDKETGETIELVQPVQVGSMAIENSTGKILSFVGGRDFEVEKLNHATQAPREVGSSIKPLLIYGPAIEYGHIGAGSPIADVWFQTTKYGLTGSGKPYSPKNFIKTEQMGVIPARQALASSQNVAATRLYEQIIDKRPLEFLEKMGYSKVTPLHYAYLSSALGPINATVEENVGAFATLANNGQFIEPYIIERIEDMDGNIVFQHETEPVDVFSPQTAYIITDMLRDVLTNRRGTAQIMKQNLNFNLDLAAKTGTSDDFGDAWLVGYNPNITLGVWIGYKYRNDSLEYGENKYGPPSARVNKLYANFMNGINEVRPEILKADSKFKIPEGVVTRSMCGISGLAPSAECSAAGLVTSDLFNANVFVPTKPDDSLTSSSYVQMNGKKYRALPSTPKEFVVSKGGIGVTQDYIDWILRPFGGNPEYLFPNNSSFAKNVISETKFEADDAAPAAVSLKLTDKKITWAASASKDVIGYYVYSGDKKIATIHDGASYSHSIGPGSYTVKAVDITGKLSGASNTISLEKEEEPPEEEPEKPKDPPKDEKPGKPKDPPKDEKPKPEKPGKPGKPEDPPEDEDPPGTDPPDDEE, encoded by the coding sequence TTGAGTGAAAACCAAAATAAACCAATCAAAGAACGATTGAAACAAATAGAGGAAAAGCTAGATTCACTGACAAATACCAAATGGGCGAAGAATTTAAGAATCACATCAGGCGTTTTTTGGAATTTATTTCTTGTATCTATCATTTTCGGAATAACGCTTACCATATTCGCAGCTTCAGTGGGTGCTGGATATTTTGCATCTCTAGTTGCGAAAGAGCCACTTCGTTCAAAAGATGAAATGCGTTCTACAATTTTTTCGTACGAAGAAACTTCTGAAATATACGCTGGCGATGTCTATATTGGCCCTGTTAGCGCAGATATTACACGGAAAGAAATTAAACTTGAGGAAGTTTCTCCATATGTCATCGATGCCGTTCTCGCAACCGAGGATGAATACTTCGAAACACATGAAGGAATTGTGCCAAAAGCAATTTTCCGAGGATTATTTCAAGATGTAACAAATGCTGATAGTCAAACTGGTGGCTCAACATTAACCCAGCAATTGATAAAACTTCAGATATTAACAAACGAAGTTTCATATGAACGTAAAGCAAAAGAAATTTTGCTTGCCATGCGACTTGAACATTTCATGGACAAACATGAAATATTGGAAGCATACTTGAATATCATTCCATACGGCAGAAACTCGAACGGAGATAATATTGCAGGAATTGAAGCAGCAGCTGAAGGCATATTCGATTTAAAAGCGAAGGATTTAAACCTTGCCCAATCAGCTTATATAGCCGGGATTCCACAAGCGCCTTTTGCCTATACTCCCTTTTACAATCAAAATCAGTGGTTAAAAGAAGATGAAGGTTTAAAGCCTGGTATCAATCGCATGAAAACAGTGCTTTTCCGAATGAAAGAAACGGGATACATTACGGAATCAGAATATAATGAAGCAATGGCTTATGACATTAAATCAGACTTCCGTGAAGCACCACTGCGTACGAATGAACGTTATCCTTATTTAACGCAAGAAATTCAAAATAGAACAATTGATGTTCTTGCAAAGGTATTAGCTGAAAAAGATGGAATTGATCCAGAACGTTTGGAGAATGAAGGCAAACTTAAAGATAAATATTCCATTTTAGCCCGTCGAGAAATGACAAGTGGAGGCTATCGAATTTATTCGACTATTGACTTGAAATTATACAATCACTTCCAAAAAGTATCAAAAGATTACAATGACAAATTTGGTCCCACGAGGTATCCAAAAGGTGTCGACAAAGAAACAGGAGAGACAATAGAACTAGTACAACCGGTTCAAGTTGGAAGTATGGCCATTGAAAATAGTACGGGTAAAATACTCTCTTTTGTTGGCGGCAGGGATTTTGAAGTCGAAAAACTAAATCATGCAACCCAAGCCCCCCGCGAAGTCGGTTCTTCCATAAAACCACTTCTAATCTATGGTCCAGCTATTGAATATGGACATATCGGTGCTGGAAGTCCAATAGCTGATGTTTGGTTTCAAACTACGAAATATGGTTTGACTGGGAGCGGGAAACCATATTCGCCCAAAAACTTTATAAAAACAGAACAAATGGGTGTCATTCCAGCTCGACAAGCTTTGGCGTCTTCGCAAAACGTTGCAGCAACGAGATTATACGAACAGATAATTGATAAGAGACCATTAGAGTTTTTGGAGAAGATGGGATACTCCAAAGTAACACCTCTTCATTATGCATACTTATCTTCAGCACTTGGACCGATTAACGCTACAGTTGAAGAAAATGTTGGGGCCTTTGCAACATTGGCCAATAATGGTCAGTTTATCGAACCATATATAATAGAACGCATAGAAGATATGGATGGAAATATCGTATTTCAACATGAAACAGAACCTGTCGATGTATTTAGTCCACAAACGGCTTATATTATTACTGATATGTTACGAGATGTTCTTACAAACCGAAGAGGAACCGCTCAAATCATGAAACAAAACTTAAATTTCAATCTCGATTTGGCGGCTAAAACTGGTACTTCAGATGATTTTGGAGACGCATGGCTGGTAGGCTATAATCCAAATATTACCCTGGGAGTATGGATCGGATATAAGTACCGAAATGATAGTCTTGAATACGGGGAAAATAAGTACGGACCACCTAGTGCACGGGTCAACAAACTTTATGCAAACTTTATGAACGGGATTAATGAAGTCAGACCGGAGATCCTAAAAGCCGATTCAAAATTCAAAATTCCTGAAGGTGTCGTTACACGTTCGATGTGTGGTATTTCCGGACTTGCACCATCAGCAGAATGTTCTGCTGCAGGTCTAGTCACTTCGGATTTATTCAACGCAAATGTGTTTGTTCCGACAAAGCCGGATGATAGTCTCACTTCTTCTTCCTATGTCCAGATGAATGGGAAAAAGTACAGAGCACTTCCTTCGACGCCGAAAGAATTCGTTGTATCTAAAGGCGGAATTGGCGTAACTCAGGATTACATTGACTGGATACTGCGTCCTTTTGGAGGCAATCCGGAATATCTATTCCCTAATAATTCATCCTTTGCTAAAAATGTAATTTCAGAAACGAAATTTGAAGCTGATGACGCAGCACCTGCTGCAGTTAGTCTTAAGTTAACAGACAAGAAGATAACCTGGGCAGCTTCGGCGTCCAAAGATGTTATCGGTTATTATGTCTATTCCGGCGATAAAAAGATTGCAACAATTCACGACGGTGCATCCTACTCACATTCAATCGGACCTGGTTCATATACCGTAAAAGCCGTCGATATTACAGGTAAATTATCTGGTGCTTCTAACACTATCTCATTGGAAAAGGAAGAAGAACCGCCCGAAGAAGAACCGGAAAAACCTAAGGATCCACCGAAAGATGAAAAACCAGGAAAGCCTAAGGATCCTCCAAAAGATGAAAAGCCAAAACCAGAAAAACCTGGTAAACCCGGTAAGCCTGAAGATCCACCAGAAGATGAAGATCCTCCTGGTACTGATCCGCCAGATGACGAAGAATAA
- the acsA gene encoding acetate--CoA ligase → MKTLPVIKGDYQLKHYNQTTAEFNWIDAEKVFSWHESGKINIAYEAIDRHAASYRKNKVALYYKDSQRKESYTYFEMKKMTNKTANLFRNQSSLTKGDRLFVFMPRSPELYFSVFGALKLGVIVGPLFDVFKEDAVYERLLDSEAKAIVTTSELLNQIPVHKLPHLESIFVVGEDIKEDEKTIDFLKHLKASSSKFQLTWLTKEDATLLHYTEGTMGKPNGIVLTQKAMVQQLQTTRWVLDLTDEDIYWCTADPGWVAGTVYGMFGPMLAGATIVVLGDKFSPEGWYNVIEEYSVTVWYSAPTAFRMLMGAGENQLRKHDLGSLRHILSVGEPLNPEIIQWGIDSFNLRIHDTWWTTETGAQMIANFQCLPIKFGSMGKAVPGVEIAIIDHQGNKLPSNEMGNLAIKKGWPAMMHGIWNNKEAFDSSFINDEWYITGDSAFMDEDGYFWFQGRVDDVIMTSGERVGPFDVEAKLLEHEAIEEAGVIGIPDPVEGEVIKAYIVLKERFDPSSELEEDIKSFVRKGLAAYASPKEIEFKDKLPKTRSGKIMRSVLKSWELNA, encoded by the coding sequence ATGAAAACGCTTCCAGTTATAAAAGGGGATTATCAGTTAAAGCATTATAATCAAACAACAGCAGAATTTAATTGGATAGATGCTGAAAAAGTATTTAGCTGGCATGAGAGCGGAAAAATAAATATCGCTTATGAAGCAATCGATCGCCACGCAGCATCTTATCGAAAAAATAAAGTAGCGCTTTATTATAAAGACAGTCAACGAAAAGAATCCTATACGTATTTCGAAATGAAAAAGATGACAAATAAAACCGCAAACCTTTTTCGAAATCAGTCTTCATTAACAAAAGGGGACAGGTTGTTTGTATTCATGCCGCGTTCACCTGAACTTTACTTTTCTGTTTTTGGCGCATTAAAACTAGGTGTAATTGTCGGACCATTGTTTGATGTTTTTAAGGAAGATGCCGTTTATGAACGGCTCCTAGATAGTGAAGCTAAAGCAATTGTTACAACGTCAGAACTTCTCAATCAAATACCGGTGCACAAATTACCGCATTTGGAATCAATTTTTGTTGTAGGAGAAGATATAAAGGAAGATGAGAAGACAATTGATTTTCTTAAGCATTTGAAAGCTTCGTCATCCAAATTCCAACTAACTTGGTTAACAAAAGAAGATGCAACACTTCTTCATTATACCGAGGGCACCATGGGAAAACCGAATGGAATTGTTCTAACCCAAAAAGCGATGGTCCAGCAATTGCAAACGACGCGCTGGGTCCTCGATTTAACGGATGAGGATATTTATTGGTGCACAGCTGACCCTGGCTGGGTGGCGGGAACCGTTTACGGCATGTTCGGGCCAATGCTTGCCGGAGCTACGATTGTTGTTCTAGGCGATAAGTTTTCCCCGGAGGGTTGGTACAATGTCATTGAAGAATATAGCGTCACCGTATGGTACAGCGCCCCGACTGCTTTCCGCATGCTGATGGGAGCAGGGGAGAACCAACTGCGAAAACATGATTTAGGCTCTTTAAGGCATATTCTTTCAGTAGGAGAACCACTGAACCCTGAAATTATTCAATGGGGAATCGATTCGTTCAATTTACGTATTCACGATACATGGTGGACGACTGAAACCGGTGCGCAAATGATTGCGAACTTCCAATGCTTGCCGATAAAGTTTGGTTCAATGGGCAAAGCCGTACCGGGAGTCGAAATAGCAATCATTGATCATCAAGGGAATAAATTGCCGTCGAATGAAATGGGCAATCTCGCGATTAAAAAAGGTTGGCCCGCGATGATGCACGGCATTTGGAATAATAAAGAAGCATTCGATTCTAGTTTCATTAATGATGAATGGTATATCACCGGCGATTCGGCTTTTATGGATGAAGATGGTTACTTCTGGTTTCAAGGCCGTGTAGACGATGTCATTATGACAAGCGGGGAACGAGTCGGTCCATTTGATGTCGAGGCAAAACTTCTTGAACACGAAGCAATTGAAGAAGCCGGTGTAATTGGAATACCGGATCCGGTGGAAGGGGAAGTCATCAAAGCGTATATCGTGCTAAAAGAGCGTTTTGATCCATCAAGTGAATTGGAAGAGGATATCAAAAGTTTTGTTCGAAAAGGACTAGCCGCATATGCGTCTCCGAAAGAAATCGAATTTAAAGATAAACTGCCAAAAACCCGCAGTGGCAAAATAATGCGGAGTGTATTGAAATCATGGGAACTGAATGCGTGA
- a CDS encoding GNAT family N-acetyltransferase: MEHKKTYNAMEIKHKSGDIIIEGPISSKELASLDFHEDLTAFRPAPQQHEALVNIAKLPEGRIIIARELNEVVGYVTYVYPDPMERWSEGNMENLIELGAVEVIPRFRGGGVGKALLAVSMMDDAMEDYIILTTEYYWHWDLKGTGLNVWEYRKVMEKMMKVGGLEYYATDEPEISSHPANCLMARIGKRVDPESVQQFDNLRFQNRYMY, translated from the coding sequence ATGGAACATAAAAAAACATATAATGCAATGGAAATTAAACATAAGAGCGGCGATATAATTATCGAAGGCCCTATCTCGTCGAAGGAATTAGCCAGTCTCGATTTCCATGAGGATTTGACGGCATTTCGACCAGCTCCACAGCAACATGAAGCACTCGTAAATATTGCTAAACTACCCGAAGGCCGAATTATTATTGCGCGTGAATTAAACGAAGTTGTCGGTTATGTAACGTATGTGTACCCTGATCCGATGGAAAGATGGTCAGAAGGTAATATGGAAAACCTAATCGAATTGGGTGCCGTCGAAGTGATTCCAAGGTTTCGCGGCGGCGGCGTAGGCAAAGCGCTTTTAGCCGTTTCCATGATGGATGACGCGATGGAAGATTATATCATTCTTACTACGGAGTATTACTGGCACTGGGATTTAAAAGGAACAGGATTAAATGTTTGGGAATATCGGAAAGTGATGGAGAAAATGATGAAAGTCGGCGGACTCGAATACTATGCAACGGATGAACCGGAAATTAGCTCTCATCCGGCAAACTGTTTAATGGCACGCATCGGAAAAAGGGTTGACCCCGAATCTGTGCAACAATTTGATAATTTACGATTTCAAAATCGCTATATGTACTAA
- a CDS encoding acetoin utilization AcuB family protein has protein sequence MLIEEIMKQDVVTLFPSNTVRDALEIMLENKIRHLPIITEDRAVVGIITDRDLKGIVPSTMSDIRDKSVYDIKLSEVMTKNPITAHPMDFVEESAVVFYSNQIGSLPIVSNNKLVGIITETDLLYKYIELTGAHQPGSQIEVRVPNIPGILFEVSKVFYEQKTNVLSVLVYPDKENAANKILVIRIKTMNPLKVIDGLKTEGFEVLWPNVPGIS, from the coding sequence ATGTTAATCGAAGAAATCATGAAACAAGATGTAGTCACGCTTTTCCCATCCAATACAGTGAGGGATGCGCTTGAAATTATGTTGGAAAACAAAATTCGGCATCTCCCAATTATTACAGAAGACCGGGCAGTCGTCGGAATCATTACTGATCGTGATTTAAAAGGGATTGTTCCTTCAACGATGTCTGACATTCGCGATAAAAGTGTATATGATATTAAATTATCCGAGGTAATGACCAAAAACCCAATTACAGCTCACCCGATGGATTTTGTTGAAGAATCCGCGGTCGTTTTTTATTCCAATCAAATTGGGTCTTTACCGATTGTTTCAAATAATAAACTCGTCGGCATCATAACGGAAACAGACTTGCTTTATAAGTATATTGAACTTACCGGCGCTCATCAGCCGGGTTCACAAATCGAGGTTCGCGTCCCGAATATACCAGGTATTCTATTTGAAGTATCCAAGGTATTTTACGAACAAAAAACAAATGTCCTGAGTGTTCTTGTTTATCCTGATAAAGAAAATGCGGCCAACAAAATACTAGTCATTCGAATTAAAACGATGAATCCGCTAAAAGTCATTGACGGGCTTAAAACGGAAGGGTTTGAAGTTCTATGGCCAAATGTACCGGGAATTTCATGA
- a CDS encoding acetoin utilization protein AcuC: MAKCTGNFMMKKDAVFIYSKEQLGYSFSDSHPFNQKRIVLTLDLLKKSGAITDSDIIAPRIATDDELLLAHDAKFIDIVKRAGKGEIKETAGEMYGIGTEDTPIFPNMHEASAMLVGGTLTAVDEVMSGRARHALNLGGGLHHGFKGRASGFCVYNDSSVAIKYIQQKYGARVLYIDTDAHHGDGVQWSFYDDPDVCTLSIHETGRYLFPGTGSVTERGNGKGYGTSFNFPIDAFTEDESFLEVYRTAFKEVTEYFKPDVILTQNGADAHYFDPLTHLYGTINIFHEIPRLAREMANKYCEGRWIAVGGGGYDIWRVVPRAWAHLWIAMNGIDAPTGPLPAEWVKRWQSESPVPLVETWEDPVPLYKPIPRKEEITEKNAQMLEQALHLIREKRESC, translated from the coding sequence ATGGCCAAATGTACCGGGAATTTCATGATGAAGAAAGATGCTGTGTTCATTTATTCCAAAGAACAATTAGGATACTCTTTTTCCGATTCCCATCCGTTTAACCAAAAAAGAATTGTGTTAACCTTGGACCTGCTAAAAAAGTCTGGGGCCATTACAGATTCTGATATTATTGCGCCGCGAATCGCAACGGATGACGAACTCCTTCTTGCACATGATGCAAAGTTTATCGACATCGTGAAAAGAGCCGGTAAAGGTGAAATAAAAGAAACGGCTGGTGAAATGTATGGAATCGGCACAGAGGACACACCGATTTTTCCGAACATGCATGAAGCTAGCGCAATGCTCGTTGGCGGGACATTGACGGCAGTTGATGAAGTAATGAGTGGACGCGCAAGGCACGCCCTCAATTTAGGCGGTGGGCTGCACCACGGCTTCAAGGGTCGCGCTTCGGGCTTTTGCGTATACAATGATAGTTCTGTCGCGATTAAGTACATACAACAAAAATACGGGGCCAGAGTTCTATATATTGATACTGATGCACACCACGGCGACGGAGTTCAATGGAGCTTTTATGACGATCCTGATGTTTGTACATTATCGATTCATGAAACTGGCCGCTATTTATTCCCCGGTACGGGTAGTGTTACTGAACGTGGCAATGGTAAAGGGTACGGTACGTCTTTTAATTTTCCAATCGATGCTTTTACGGAAGATGAATCATTTCTTGAGGTTTATCGAACAGCGTTTAAAGAAGTAACGGAGTATTTCAAACCGGACGTCATTTTAACGCAAAACGGGGCTGATGCGCATTACTTCGACCCCCTCACCCATCTCTATGGAACAATCAATATTTTCCATGAAATTCCGCGTCTTGCACGTGAAATGGCTAATAAGTATTGCGAGGGCCGATGGATTGCAGTTGGCGGCGGGGGTTATGATATTTGGCGAGTCGTCCCGCGCGCATGGGCGCATCTCTGGATTGCGATGAACGGCATTGATGCACCTACAGGTCCTTTGCCAGCCGAATGGGTAAAGAGATGGCAAAGCGAGTCTCCAGTGCCGTTAGTAGAAACTTGGGAAGATCCGGTTCCATTATATAAACCAATCCCGAGAAAAGAAGAAATCACGGAAAAGAATGCCCAAATGCTAGAACAGGCATTGCATTTAATACGAGAAAAACGTGAGAGTTGCTAG